Sequence from the uncultured Flavobacterium sp. genome:
GATGGTAATCCTTCTCTGTATAGTACAACGATAAATATACTATAGATTAAGGCGCTTCCCGGATCTGGTTGAGGTAAAATCAATAATACAGGTAAAAATACAATTGCCAATGCCTGAATTTGCCTGTTTGTCTCTTTTAGATTGATCTGAGTATCACTTAGATATTTGGCTAATGCCAATGATGTAGCGGCTTTTGCAAATTCAGAAGGTTGTAATGTAAAGCTTCCAATGGCATACCAACATCTTTGACCTGCAATAGTTTTTCCGAATAGAAATAATCCGGCTAGTGATAATAAAGCAACTCCAAAAATTATACTAGCATATTTTTCATAGAACTTACCATCAACAAAAAGCACGACAAAAATCAAAGGAATAGTACAACCAATAAAGATTAATTGTTTTTGATAAGTTCCTTCAGTCGATAATAATGATGATGAATAAATATTTAGCCACCCTAATGTCACTAACGCGATATAGATAAAAACGCTTATCCAGTCAATGTTATTTTTTACACTTTGATTTTTCATTTGAAATAATCTTTAATTGTCTTTAGTGGTGTCAATAGGGATGTTTTTTACTTCTACTTTTGGTTTTACAATTTTAGCTTTCATAACAGAATCTTTTGGAGTAGATTCAATCGCACTAGCTTCAGTCATTCCGCCAAGTTTTGCATATTCGCTTGCTAAGCTTTTATTTAAAACGCGAATTTCTAAGTCGTTTCTTGTGATTTTATGTCTCAAATATTTCTCGATCATCAAACTGGCGATTGGTCCTGCAACTGTAGCACCAAAACCTCCGTTTTCAATCATAATTGCAATAGCGATTTTCGGGTTGTCTTTTGGAGCAAAAGCCACAAATATAGAGTGATCTTTTAGCTTTGTTCTGACACCGTCAATTTTTGCATAGTTTTCGGCAGTACCTGTTTTTCCGCAAATATCTATACCTTCAACTCTAAGGGCGTAAGCAGTTCCTTTATTATAAACGTCAAATAAACCACTTATTACTGGTGGAAAATATTTTTTATCGATTGTGGTTTCGTGTTTAGTCGTAAACTTAGCATCGATTTTTTTTCCCTCAATCTTTTTAATGATATGAGGCGTATAATAATAACCTTGATTTGCGACTGTAGCCATCATGTTTGCCAACTGAATTGGAGTCATTAAAACTTCTCCCTGACCAATTGCATTGGATACAATCGTTGTGCTTCTCCAACCTCCGTTAGGATAGATTTTTTTATAGGTTTTAGATGTTGGAACATTTCCTCTTTTACCAATTGGTAAATCGTATCCCATAAATTGACCTAAACCAAAACTTTTTACGTGATCACTCCAAACATCAACAGCTTTTGCAGGATTGTTGTATTTGTTAATGGTCAACATATATGCCTGTGCAAAATAAGTATTACAAGAATTATAGATTCCGTTATGTAATTGGTGAGGACCAAAACCGTGACATTTCATGAAACGACCTCGACCATAACTAAATCCATGGTGACACATAAATGTAGTTTGTTCATTAATAACACCTTCTTGTAATGCTACAAGACCAGTTAAAATCTTAAATGGCGAACCTGGAGGATATTCTGCCAGAAGTCCTCTGTCGTATAAAGGTTTTGCAATCGAATCATGATATAAAAGAGTATAGTTTTTAGATCTTTGTCTTCCAACTAAAATTCCCGGATCATAAGATGGTGCGGTAACCAATGCCAGAATTTCTCCAGACTTAGGTTCAATAGCAACAATTCCGCCTCTTTTATTGATCATTAATTCTTCTCCATACTTTTGAAGCTCAGCATCAATCGTTAGGTTAATATCTTCTCCGGCAACTGCGATTGTGTCGTATTTACCATCTTTATAAGAGCCAATTTCTCTGTTATATTTATCTTTTTGAATGTATTTTACACCTTTTATTCCGCGTAAAATTTCTTCGTAGCTTTGTTCTACACCTTGTTGTCCAATTAAATCTCCACTATTATAATAGGGATTTTTGGCAATTAAACCTTCAGTTACTTGTGTGATAAAACCAAAGATATTTGCACCATAATCTACTTCGTAATCACGAAGTGATCTTTTCTGGAAGTAGAAACCTTCAAATTTTCTGATTTTTTCCTGAAAAGCAGCAAATTCATTTTTATTTAATTGTGCCAGAAATACAGAAGGAAGCCTTGGACTGTAGACTTTTGCTTTTGCAATTCTTTTGTCGTATTCTTCTCTCGTTATGTTTAATAAGGCGCAGAATTCGTTGACATTAAGGTCTTCTTTAATCTCTCTTGGAATAACCATTATATCATATGAAGCTTGATTGGCAACTAATAATTTGCCGTGTCTATCATAAATGTAACCTCTTTCAGGGTAATCATACTTCTTCTTTATTGCATTATTTTCTGATTTCAATTTGAAGGAATCGTCAATAATTTGCAAATAAAATATCCTAATCACTAGCAAAGATGCTGCAATAATAATTAAAGAGGGCAGCAGAACTTTTCTCATCTTTTATTGGGCTTAATAAGATAAATTATTATGATTGAAGTAATTATTGTGAATATAGAGCTAAACAAAGTTCGGAGTAAAACATCCCAAATAAAATTAAATTGAAAAGCCAGAAGGATAAACAATACAATGTGATGTAATAGAACAGAAACTAAAATAAATGAAAATCGCTCTGGGGTTAATGATTCGTTTAATCTAATAGTTTGATATTCGTAGCTCAGTCCAAATGAAAACTTAAAAATATACGGTCGGTAATATGCTAATATTACGCAAGCTGTAGCATGAATTCCGCCCGAGTTACAAAACATATCCATTGTTAATCCTAGTAAAAAACTAGAGATGATTAAACCAGTTCTGTTGCTGTTTACCGGGTACAAAATAATGTATAGGATGTATGGGAAGGGACTTATGTACCCTAAAAAATTCATATTATTGAAAATAACAACCTGAATTGTTAGTAACATAATAAATCGAAAAATATTGACTAACAAAGCGCTATTCATCTTTTTCCTTGTTTTCTAAATTAATAAGTTCTTCTCTGTCCTTACTTTTGATAATATAAACATGTCCTAAGTTTGTCATATCGTTAAATAGTTTAACGTTTATAACATAGTAACTTGTGTTTTTCTTGATGAAAATTTTATCAACCGTACCAATATTGATTCCTTCCGGGAAAATTACAGATTGTCCACCTGTAACAATTGTATCGCCTTTTCTGATCGAAGCTAATCTAGGAACATCCTCTAATTGAACAAATCCTGTGCTTTTTCCGTCCCAGGTTAAAGAACCAAAGTGGTTTGATTTTTTAATCTTGGCGTTGATTTGCGATTTCATATTCAAAATACTAACAACAGTAGAATATCTTGGAGAAGTATCGTCGATAACCCCAACAATTCCTAAACTGTTGATTACACCCATATCCGGTTTAACGCCGTCATTTACTCCTGAATTCAGAGTAATGAAGTTTTCGTGCGTGTTGTATGAGTTATGAATAACTTTTGAAACAATAATATCTGCAGGTTTTACTCCTTTTATGCTATCGGCAAGAGGTATTTTTGTAGTGTCTTCTTTATTGAATAATAAACTTTTTAATCTTGCATTTTCCAACACAAGTTCGTCATTTTCAGTTTTTAGATTCAAATATTCATTAACACGATTGATTCTTTCATAAACACCTCCGCTCAAAAAGTTGGCAGAACTGATTACTTTGCTTCTATGGTAGGAATGCGATTGAATTGTGAGAGTCAACGAAATACCTAAAAGCAGCAAAAACAGCAATCGATTACTGTTTCTTATAATGAAATTAAAAATTTGCTGCATTTCTTGTTTGGTTATTTTGTTTCAGGATATGCTTATGGTTTCAAATTTTATAAGAGTTGAATTCAATTAATTCAACTCTTATAAAAAAAAATATTGATTACTATTTTGAATCTTATTTGATTAAGATACTTTTAAATTTTGCAATGTTTTTAAGTGCCATTCCAGTTCCACGAACTACAGCTCTTAATGGATCTTCGGCAATGTAAACAGGTAAATCTGTTTTTTGCGAAATACGTTTATCAAGACCTCTAAGCATAGATCCTCCACCAGCTAAGTAAATACCAGTATTGTAAATATCTGCTGCTAATTCAGGCGGAGTTTGAGATAACGTTTCCATTACAGCATCTTCAATACGTTGAATAGATTTGTCTAATGCTTTTGCAATTTCACGGTAAGAAACATCAACTTGTTTAGGTTTACCAGTAAGTAAATCTCTACCTTGAACTGACATATCTTCTGGTGGTCCATCTAAATCTTCGATAGCAGCACCAATTTGAATTTTTATTTTTTCAGCAGTACTTTCTCCCACAAAAAGATTGTGTTGTGTACGCATGTAATAAACGATATCATTTGTAAAAACGTCACCTGCAATTTTCACAGATTTGTCACATACAATTCCTCCTAAAGCAATTACAGCAATCTCAGTTGTACCACCTCCAATATCAACAATCATGTTTCCTTTTGGTTGCATGATATCGATACCAATACCAATTGCAGCTGCCATAGGCTCATGAATTAAGTAAACTTCTTTTCCGTTTACTCTCTCACAAGATTCCTTTACAGCTCTCATCTCAACCTCAGTAATACCAGAAGGAATACAAACTACCATACGTAAAGCTGGAGTAAACATTCTTTTTTTCAATGCTGGTATACTTTTGATGAACATATTGATCATTTTTTCCGAAGCATCAAAATCTGCAATTACACCATCTTTCAAAGGCCTTATGGTCTTTATGTTTTCATGTGTCTTACCTTGCATCATATTAGCTTCCTTACCAACAGCAATGATTTTGCCTGATATTCTATCACGTGCAACGATTGATGGACTATCAATAACAACTTTATCATTGTGAATGATTAAAGTGTTTGCGGTACCAAGGTCTATCGCAATATCCTCGGTCATGAAATCAAAAAATCCCATAAGTTTTTTAGGGGTTTAAAATGTTATAAATTATTTTGAACAAAGTTAAACAAATTAATGTTTAAAATGACGTGTTCCTGTAAATACCATTGCAACATTATTTTCATTGCAATAATTTATGCTTAATTCGTCTTTTATTGAACCTCCCGGCTGAATTACAGCTGTAATTCCTGCTTTTTTGGCTAATTCTACACAATCCGGAAATGGGAAAAATGCATCACTTGCCATTGAAGCACCGGTTAAATCAAATCCAAAAGCTTTAGCTTTATCTACAGCTTGTACCAAAGCATCAACTCTTGATGTCTGGCCAGTACCTGAAGAAATTAATGTTCCGTTTTTTGCAAAAACAATCGTGTTTGATTTTGTGTTTTTACAAATTTTTGAAGCAAATATCAAATCTTCTATTTCTTGAGCGGTTGGCTCTGTAATTGTAACGGTTTTTAAATGCTCTTTATTATCCGTAATATTATTTCTGTCCTGAATTAACAAACCATTAAGACATGTTCTTACTTGTCTTGAAGGTAATTCAACTTCATTTTGAACTAATATAATTCTGTTTTTCTTTTCTTGTAAAACTGCAATTGCATCATCATCATAACTTGGAGCAATTACTACTTCACAAAATAATTTGTTGATTTCCTGAGCTGTAGCCAAATCAATTTTGGTATTTGCAATCAAAACTCCACCAAATGCAGATGTTGGATCGCAAGCTAAAGCTGCTAAATATGCTTCGCTAATTGTTTTTCTTGAGGCTAAACCACAAGCGTTATTATGTTTTAAAATTGCAAAAGTTGGTCCGTCAGTTTTAAACTCGTTAATTAAGTTTACTGCAGCGTCAACATCCAGTAAGTTGTTGTAAGATAACTCTTTTCCGTGAACTTTCTTGAACATTGCATCAAAATCTCCAAAAAAGAATCCTTTTTGATGTGGATTTTCTCCGTATCTTAAAACCTGACCGTCAGCAATGCTTTCTTTATAGATAGTTTCATCTGTATTGAAATAATTAAAAATCGCCCCATCATAGTGAGATGAAACGTGGAATGCTTTTGTAGCAAGCAATCTTCTGTTTTCTAGAGTTGTAGCTCCATTTTGTTCTGTGATCAAATCAAGAAGCAAGCTATATTCATTAACAGAAGCCACAATTACAGTGTCTTTGAAGTTTTTTGCACCAGCACGAATTAAAGAAATTCCGCCAATATCAATTTTTTCGATAATATCTTGTTCGCTTGCACCAGAAGCAACAGTTTTTTCAAACGGATACAAATCAACAATTACCAAATCGATTTGAGGAATATCAAATTCCTTCATTTGTTGAACATCACTTTCGTTATCCTGACGGTTCAAAATTCCACCAAAAATTTTCGGGTGTAACGTTTTTACTCTTCCTCCAAGAATTTCCGGAAATGAAGTAATATCTTCAACAGGAACTACAGGAATTCCAAGATTTTTAATAAAATCTTCTGTTCCTCCAGTCGAGTAAAGTGTTACATTTTGTTCGTGTAATTTTCTAACGATTGGCTCCAGTCCGTCTTTCGAAAAAACTGAAATTAATGCTGATTGTATTGTTTTAGTTGTGCTCATTGTGTAGTTATGATTTTCAGACTGCAAAAGTAGTTTTTTTAAATATTATTTTAAAGAAAATTAATGTAACATTATGCTAAAAAAAACTACTGATGAGTTAGTTAACTTTTATTAGGTTTTTGAATTTAAATTATTGAATTTTACTTTATTGAAAAATACGAAAATATGCTTGTTTATCTAAGATTATTAAAAGAAAGTTTAGGTTTTGCTATAAACGCTTTGCGAAATAATAAATTACGTACTTTATTGTCTTTGCTTGGCGTTACGATTGGTATCTTTTCAATTATTGCTGTTTTGGCGGCAGTTGATTCTTTAGACAGAAAAATTTCTAAAGATTTGAGTAGCTTAGATAAAAATACGATTTATTTAATGAAATTTTGCTTTGGACCATCCGAAATTCCACAATGGAAAAGAGAACAGTTTCCAAATGTAAAATATGATGAATATATTGCTTTAAAAAACTCTCTTAATAATACAGACCAAGTAGGTTATCAGCTTTTTGTAAATCATGAAAGTTTAAAATACGATTCAAAAACGGTTGCCGATGTAAACATGATTCCTTCTTCTTTTGAAATGGTTGATATTGACGGTTTGAGTTTTGAGAAAGGAAGATTTTACAATGAGTCCGAATCAAATTCTGGAGCTCCCGTAATTGTTTTAGGGCACGATATTGCTAATGGACTTTTTGGAGAAAGTAGCGATCCTATCGGAAAAAATATTCGTTTATACGGACAGCGTTTTACCGTTATTGGTGTAATGACAAAACAAGGAGCCGGTTTTTTTGGCGATAGTAATGATACTTCGGTTTATTTTCCGGCTAATTTTTTACGTCGAATGTATGGCGATAGCGATTCAATGACGCCGGTAATTGTCTTAAAACCTGTAAAAGGTATCGATATGGAAGCTTATAAAGCAGAAGTTGCTCAGAAATTAAGAGCAATTCGCGGAATGAAAGCAGGAGAAATCGATAACTTTTTTGTGAATGTACTTTCTGGTTTTACTGACTTTATTGATGGTATTTTGGGAAGCTTAAGAATTGGCGGAATTATTATAAGCTTTTTTTCTTTCTTAGTTGGAGGTTTTGGAGTGGCCAATATTATGTTTGTATCTGTAAAAGAACGTACGAATTTAATAGGTATTCAAAAATCTTTAGGAGCAAAAAATCGATTTATATTATTTCAGTTTTTATTTGAAGCCATAATACTTTGTTTGATTGGCGGAATAATTGGTTTACTAATAGTTTGGTTGCTGTCTTTACTATTAACTAATTTGTTGGATTTTGAATTTGTTTTAAGTTTTTGGAATATAATAATTGGAGGAGGATTGTCTATGTTTGTTGGATTAATTTCGGGAATCTTACCTGCTATTTCGGCCGCAAAATTAGATCCTGTTGAAGCTATTAGAAGCGGAATGTAAAAACAGGTTTCAAATAATAATTTTTTTACAACTTAGATTTTCATTTTGTTGTTGAATTTTGTCGTAATTTTAGTACCCTAATTAAAAATATGATAATATGATACCAGTGAAAGCTTATGCAGCCTACGATGCTGCAAATCCGTTAAAACCCTACACGTTTGAAAGAAAGGAAGTTGGTGCTCATCAAGTTCAGATAGAAATTTTATATAGCGGCGTTTGCCATTCAGATATTCATACTGCAAAAGGAGAGTGGGGACCTGTAAATTATCCCTTAGTTCCCGGACACGAAATTGTTGGACGAATCGTTGCCGTTGGTAGCGAAGTATCCAAATTTAAAGTTGGAGAATTAGCAGGCGTTGGTTGCTTTGTCGATTCTTGCAGAGTATGCCCGAGTTGTCAGGCTGGAGAAGAGCAGTTTTGCGACGAAGGAATGACAGGAACTTACAATAGCGTAGAAAGAGGAACAGATATCCCAACTCGTGGCGGATATTCTACTAGTATTATTGTTGACGAAAGTTATACACTTCATGTTTCAGAAAAACTTGATTTGCGTGGCGTAGCTCCTTTATTATGTGCGGGAATTACAACTTATTCTCCATTGCGTTATTTAAATGTTGGAAAAGGACATAAAGTTGGAGTTTTAGGACTTGGAGGTTTGGGACATATGGCGGTAAAATTTGCCGTTTCTTTTGGTGCCGAAGTTACGATGTTAAGCCATTCTCCATCTAAAGAAGCCGATGCGAAAAAACTTGGAGCGCATCATTTTGCTTTGACTTCAAATCCTGGAACTATGGAATCTCTTGCTAATAGTTTTGATTTTATCTTAAATACAGTTTCGGCAAAACACGATCATAATGCTTATTTGAATTTATTAAAAACCAATGGAACAATGATTGTTGTTGGCGCTCCGCCAGCTCCCGCAGAAATTCCTGTTTTTACTTTAATCATGAAAAGAAGAAGTATTATAGGAAGTTTGATTGGCGGAATCAAAGAAACTCAGGAAATGTTAGATTACTGTGCCGAACATAATATTACGTCAGATGTTGAAATAATCGATATGTCTTATATCAATGAAGCTTACGATCGTATGAATAAAAGCGATGTAAAATATCGTTTTGTAATTGATATGGCTTCTTTAAAATAGGTTCAAAGTTACAGAGTTGCAAAGGTTCAGAGGTTTTCTTGTTTTGGATAAATGCTTTGAATTTTTTAGAAATAAATATAAAACCGAAGAATCTTTCTTCGGTTTTTTTGTGCTTGATTGTTTAGTGTTGAAAATAAAACAGTTAGAGATTTGAGAATTATAAAAGTAAAGTGAGATTTTTTGAAGAATCGCAAAACATATTTTTCTTGTAATATTTTACTGTAAATGCTTTGAGCTCAAAATAATTAAATAAATTTGGTAGATAGACAATTTAAATTACTGAATAAATGAGCTTTATATTAAAACCTGTCGATGTTGTTGAGTCTATTTCCAGAGAAGATTTTAAAAAGAAATATTTAGATAAAAAGAAACCTTTAATTATAAAAGGGTTGACAAAAGATTGGCCTGCAAGAGAAAAATGGACAACAGATTATTTTAAGGAAATTGCGGGAGATATTGAGGTAAAACTAGTGGATAATTCCAAAGCCGATCCCAAGAAAGTAATCAATGCCTCGATTGCAAGTATGAAATTTGGAGAATATCTTGATTTAATAAAAAGAGAGCCAACACAATTGCGTATTTTTTTCTTCAATCTATTCAAACATAAACCTGAATTGGTTAATGATGTAAAAGTTCCAAAAGAATTAATGGGCGGTTTTATAGAAAGTATGCCAGCAATGTTTTTTGGAGGTTCGCATGCTTTTACCTTTTTGCATTATGACATCGATTTGCCGCATCTTTTTCACACTCATTTTGGAGGGAGAAAACATATTATTCTTTTTGATTATAAATGGAAAAAAAGACTTTACTGCGTTCCAAATACAACTTATGCATTAGAAGATTATGATGTTTCTAATCCCGATTTTGAAAAATTTCCCGCTCTAAAAGGTGTCGAAGGTTATGAAGTTTTCCTTGAACACGGAGATACATTATTTATGCCAACCGGAATGTGGCATTGGATGCGATATATTGATGGTTCTTTTTCGCTCAGTCTTCGGGCGTGGGATAAATCAATAACCCGAAAAATGGCAAGTGTTTGGAGCTTGTTCATGCATGGCGCAGTCGATAGCGCTGTAAAAATCGTTTTTAGAGAACGTTATGCAATATGGCGCGAGAAACTAGCTTTTAAAATTGCCGAAAGAGAATTAAAAAAGGATTTGAAAAAGGCAGGGTAATTCAGAATTAAGATTGAAATCACAAGTCAAAGAAATATTCCGTAGGAATTAGTGGTTGGTAGCAACGGAATTTATTCCGTTGAAAAAATGGAAATAGATTTTAGAAGTTCCGTAGCAACGATACAAATTTTGTTTTAATGATCCAATTTTGGTTTTATAAAAGGAAGTTGTATTCTGTTTTGATCCCATTTAATATCTTCAGAATAATATGAGGTATCTTTTTTCTTGTATTTAAGAACTGTATCTTCTTCTTGCGTTGTTCTTCTAATTAAGTATGTATCTATTTTGTTTTTATTTATAAAATTTAAAAAAGAGGTATTTTTGATAGTATCAGATTGGGATGCAATTGTTAAAACTCGTCTGCCACTTTCTTTATTAAGTATGTTTTCAGAAAGAAAGTCATTTAAGCTTTTCTCTGGTATTCGAACAATATCTTTTGGTTTTAAATCTAAAAAATGGGGGAGTGTGTCACTTTTGGAATGATTACCACAAATTCTCATGAAATAGTCTTTTTGATAAAAATAAAAGGCTCCTTTTTTATCGATAATAAGTTGGCATTCACTGTAAAAACCTCTGTTTGGTATTACAACTAGATTACTATTACTATTTGCTACCGAATCACTATATTTTTGAAGTTTTTTGTCTTCATACGAAATAATATAAGTATCAGTTTTATCGTGGCTTTCTTTTTTGGAACAATTCAAGATCAAAAAACAAAGTATTAAACCCGTTAATATTTTTTTCATAAAAGATAGATTTAAAATAAAG
This genomic interval carries:
- the mreC gene encoding rod shape-determining protein MreC produces the protein MQQIFNFIIRNSNRLLFLLLLGISLTLTIQSHSYHRSKVISSANFLSGGVYERINRVNEYLNLKTENDELVLENARLKSLLFNKEDTTKIPLADSIKGVKPADIIVSKVIHNSYNTHENFITLNSGVNDGVKPDMGVINSLGIVGVIDDTSPRYSTVVSILNMKSQINAKIKKSNHFGSLTWDGKSTGFVQLEDVPRLASIRKGDTIVTGGQSVIFPEGINIGTVDKIFIKKNTSYYVINVKLFNDMTNLGHVYIIKSKDREELINLENKEKDE
- a CDS encoding rod shape-determining protein, with protein sequence MGFFDFMTEDIAIDLGTANTLIIHNDKVVIDSPSIVARDRISGKIIAVGKEANMMQGKTHENIKTIRPLKDGVIADFDASEKMINMFIKSIPALKKRMFTPALRMVVCIPSGITEVEMRAVKESCERVNGKEVYLIHEPMAAAIGIGIDIMQPKGNMIVDIGGGTTEIAVIALGGIVCDKSVKIAGDVFTNDIVYYMRTQHNLFVGESTAEKIKIQIGAAIEDLDGPPEDMSVQGRDLLTGKPKQVDVSYREIAKALDKSIQRIEDAVMETLSQTPPELAADIYNTGIYLAGGGSMLRGLDKRISQKTDLPVYIAEDPLRAVVRGTGMALKNIAKFKSILIK
- a CDS encoding rod shape-determining protein MreD, producing the protein MNSALLVNIFRFIMLLTIQVVIFNNMNFLGYISPFPYILYIILYPVNSNRTGLIISSFLLGLTMDMFCNSGGIHATACVILAYYRPYIFKFSFGLSYEYQTIRLNESLTPERFSFILVSVLLHHIVLFILLAFQFNFIWDVLLRTLFSSIFTIITSIIIIYLIKPNKR
- the purH gene encoding bifunctional phosphoribosylaminoimidazolecarboxamide formyltransferase/IMP cyclohydrolase → MSTTKTIQSALISVFSKDGLEPIVRKLHEQNVTLYSTGGTEDFIKNLGIPVVPVEDITSFPEILGGRVKTLHPKIFGGILNRQDNESDVQQMKEFDIPQIDLVIVDLYPFEKTVASGASEQDIIEKIDIGGISLIRAGAKNFKDTVIVASVNEYSLLLDLITEQNGATTLENRRLLATKAFHVSSHYDGAIFNYFNTDETIYKESIADGQVLRYGENPHQKGFFFGDFDAMFKKVHGKELSYNNLLDVDAAVNLINEFKTDGPTFAILKHNNACGLASRKTISEAYLAALACDPTSAFGGVLIANTKIDLATAQEINKLFCEVVIAPSYDDDAIAVLQEKKNRIILVQNEVELPSRQVRTCLNGLLIQDRNNITDNKEHLKTVTITEPTAQEIEDLIFASKICKNTKSNTIVFAKNGTLISSGTGQTSRVDALVQAVDKAKAFGFDLTGASMASDAFFPFPDCVELAKKAGITAVIQPGGSIKDELSINYCNENNVAMVFTGTRHFKH
- a CDS encoding cupin-like domain-containing protein, encoding MSFILKPVDVVESISREDFKKKYLDKKKPLIIKGLTKDWPAREKWTTDYFKEIAGDIEVKLVDNSKADPKKVINASIASMKFGEYLDLIKREPTQLRIFFFNLFKHKPELVNDVKVPKELMGGFIESMPAMFFGGSHAFTFLHYDIDLPHLFHTHFGGRKHIILFDYKWKKRLYCVPNTTYALEDYDVSNPDFEKFPALKGVEGYEVFLEHGDTLFMPTGMWHWMRYIDGSFSLSLRAWDKSITRKMASVWSLFMHGAVDSAVKIVFRERYAIWREKLAFKIAERELKKDLKKAG
- a CDS encoding ABC transporter permease translates to MLVYLRLLKESLGFAINALRNNKLRTLLSLLGVTIGIFSIIAVLAAVDSLDRKISKDLSSLDKNTIYLMKFCFGPSEIPQWKREQFPNVKYDEYIALKNSLNNTDQVGYQLFVNHESLKYDSKTVADVNMIPSSFEMVDIDGLSFEKGRFYNESESNSGAPVIVLGHDIANGLFGESSDPIGKNIRLYGQRFTVIGVMTKQGAGFFGDSNDTSVYFPANFLRRMYGDSDSMTPVIVLKPVKGIDMEAYKAEVAQKLRAIRGMKAGEIDNFFVNVLSGFTDFIDGILGSLRIGGIIISFFSFLVGGFGVANIMFVSVKERTNLIGIQKSLGAKNRFILFQFLFEAIILCLIGGIIGLLIVWLLSLLLTNLLDFEFVLSFWNIIIGGGLSMFVGLISGILPAISAAKLDPVEAIRSGM
- a CDS encoding NAD(P)-dependent alcohol dehydrogenase, which gives rise to MIPVKAYAAYDAANPLKPYTFERKEVGAHQVQIEILYSGVCHSDIHTAKGEWGPVNYPLVPGHEIVGRIVAVGSEVSKFKVGELAGVGCFVDSCRVCPSCQAGEEQFCDEGMTGTYNSVERGTDIPTRGGYSTSIIVDESYTLHVSEKLDLRGVAPLLCAGITTYSPLRYLNVGKGHKVGVLGLGGLGHMAVKFAVSFGAEVTMLSHSPSKEADAKKLGAHHFALTSNPGTMESLANSFDFILNTVSAKHDHNAYLNLLKTNGTMIVVGAPPAPAEIPVFTLIMKRRSIIGSLIGGIKETQEMLDYCAEHNITSDVEIIDMSYINEAYDRMNKSDVKYRFVIDMASLK
- the mrdA gene encoding penicillin-binding protein 2, giving the protein MRKVLLPSLIIIAASLLVIRIFYLQIIDDSFKLKSENNAIKKKYDYPERGYIYDRHGKLLVANQASYDIMVIPREIKEDLNVNEFCALLNITREEYDKRIAKAKVYSPRLPSVFLAQLNKNEFAAFQEKIRKFEGFYFQKRSLRDYEVDYGANIFGFITQVTEGLIAKNPYYNSGDLIGQQGVEQSYEEILRGIKGVKYIQKDKYNREIGSYKDGKYDTIAVAGEDINLTIDAELQKYGEELMINKRGGIVAIEPKSGEILALVTAPSYDPGILVGRQRSKNYTLLYHDSIAKPLYDRGLLAEYPPGSPFKILTGLVALQEGVINEQTTFMCHHGFSYGRGRFMKCHGFGPHQLHNGIYNSCNTYFAQAYMLTINKYNNPAKAVDVWSDHVKSFGLGQFMGYDLPIGKRGNVPTSKTYKKIYPNGGWRSTTIVSNAIGQGEVLMTPIQLANMMATVANQGYYYTPHIIKKIEGKKIDAKFTTKHETTIDKKYFPPVISGLFDVYNKGTAYALRVEGIDICGKTGTAENYAKIDGVRTKLKDHSIFVAFAPKDNPKIAIAIMIENGGFGATVAGPIASLMIEKYLRHKITRNDLEIRVLNKSLASEYAKLGGMTEASAIESTPKDSVMKAKIVKPKVEVKNIPIDTTKDN